The sequence GGCTGCGCACCGGCGACGTGGGCGTGCTCGACGAGGCGGGCAACCTCCGGATCACGGACCGGATCAAGGACATGTTCATCGTCGGCGGCTTCAACGCCTACCCGGCCGAGATAGAACAGCTCCTGGGCCTCCACCCGGACGTGGCCGACGTGGCGGTGATCGGCGTCCCGGACCCGAGGCTGGGCGAGGTCGGCAAGGCGTACGCGGTACGGCGGCCGGGGGCGACGGTGACCGCGGACGACCTGATCGCCTGGTCACGGCGCGAGATGGCGAACTTCAAGGTGCCCAGGTCGGTGGAGTTCGTGACCGAGCTGCCGCGCAACGCGAGCGGCAAAGTGGTGAAGCGAGAGCTGCGGGGGAGGGGCGAGCAGGGCTCGCGTCCCGCGCGCCGCTGACCGTGCGGTGACAGTCCGGCGGCCGTTCCGTCACGTTGATCGAGGCGCATCACGGCAGGATCCGGCGACCCGTCCGGGAGTGGGCGATGTGCGGCGTCGTCGTCGAACCGGTCACCGAGGATGTCGCGGACGAGGCGATCAGGCCGCTGCGGGAGGCAGGTCGGCACGGCCACGAGTTCCTGGTCCGGGGGCTGTGGCGCGCGCACGGAACGGGCCCGAGCCGCGGAACGGTCCTCGGGCCCCGGCGCCGCCCGTACGCGGACATGCAGCGGCCGCGACGGCTCCCCCTCCGCGCCGCCGCGGCCACTCCCCCGTCCCCGTGGGCAGAAAGTCCTACTTGGCCGGCTTGAACGGCTCCGACGTGGCGTGCTGGTCCAGCGTGGTGATCTCTTCGCCCGTCGCGTGCTGGTCCTGCGTCGTGATGGGCGTCTTGGGCTCACCGGTGGCGTGCTGGTCCGCAGGCTTGAAGATCGGGTCCTGCTTCTTGGCGTCGGCCATGATGGTCAACTCCTTCTCTCCGCGCTGTGCGCTATGGGTTGGCGAGGCCCGTCCGGCTGTTCCCCCGTGGACTGCCGGACGGGCCTCATCGGGCCGCTCACCTTAGTGGGTGGCCACTGTCGCCCCGTCTGCCCCCCGACGCGACGGATCGACAGGTACGACAATGCCGGGCGGCGATAAACGAACGATGAACGCCCGCGTTTGTCAGGACGCGGAGGCCGGCGCCAGCAGCGACCGGACCTCGTCGGCCTCCGGAGAACCGAGCTCCTCGTAGATGGTGAGCGCCTCGTGCCAGCAGACCTGGGCGCGGCCGGTCTGCCCGATTCCGGACAGTGCGCGCCCGAGGACGGTCAGGACGTTGCCCCGCCGCCATTCGCCACCGATGCCCCGCAGGACGGTCAGCGCGAGTTCGGAGTACTGGGCGGCCTGTGCGGGACGGCCGGACGCGATGTCCACCTCCGCCAGCCGGAACATCGCCATGCCCTCCCACAGCCGCTGACGGCTGTCACGGAAGATCTCCAGTGCCTCCGTCAGCTGGGCGGTCGCCGCGGCGAACTGTCCGCTCTGGGTCAGTGCCATCCCCAGGGCGTAGCGGCCGTTCGCCCCGCGCAGCGCGTGGCCGAGGGAGTCGTAGATCTCTATGCCCGACCGGGCCAGCGTGATGGCGCTGCTCGTCCGGCCGGTGGCCAGATGTATCCGGGACAGGTTGCACAGGGCACTGGCCTCGCCCGGACGGTTCCCGTCGCTGCGGAACGCCGCGATGGCCTGGCTCAGGAACTCCTCGCCGTCCGCGTGCCGGTTCTGGTAGAGGGCGATGATCCCCCGGGCGTTGGCCGCCCAGCTGGCGGGCAGCAGGTCCTGGACCGCGTCCGCCAGCCGCATCGCCTCCTGGGCCTCGCGGTCCGCGTGGTCGAACCGCCCGGCCAGCTGGTGCGCGTTGGCCAGGGACATCACGGCGCGGCCCTCCGCCCGTGGATCGCCGCACTCCCGGGCCGCCTCGCGGACGGTCAGCGCGGCCGCCTCGTACTGCTTCGCGTTCGCGCCGGACTCGCCCAGGTCGAGGGCGGCGTAGAGCAGGTCGACGGCGCGGCGCAGCGTCGCGGGGCGGGACGCCTGGCACACGCAGGCGAGCAGATTGGTCGCCTCCGCGTAGAGCCAGTCGAGCGCCGAGTGGCGGCCGGCGAAGGTGAGTCCCGCGTGGACCGTGGGCTCCAGATGGTCGACCAGCCGGTCCTCCGGCCGCTCCAGCGCGTACACCCCGGCCGCCGTGGCGAGGTAGAAGTCCAGCAGCCGTGACAGCGCCTTCTCCCTCTCCTCCGGCGGCTGTTCGTCGCGCTCCGCGCATGCACGCGCGTAGAGGCGTACGAGGTCGTGGAAGCGGTAGCGTCCCGGTGCCGCCGACTCCAGCAGGCTCGTGTCGACCAGTGCCTCCAGCAGGTCCTCCGCCGCGTGGGGCTCCAGGTTGAGCAGGGCGGCGGCGGCGGCCAGCGAGATGTCCGGGCCGTCGGCGAGGCCGAGGAGGCGGAAGGCGTGGGCCTGGGCGGGCTCCAGCTGGCCGTAGCCGAGCTCGAAGGTCGCCTTGACGGCGAGGTCGCCGGCCTGGAGTTCGTCCAGGCGGCGGCGCTCGTCGGCGAGTTTGGCGGCGAGGACGGAGACCGTCCAGGTGCGGCGGGCGGCCAGCCGGGAGGCGGCGATGCGGATGGCCAGCGGCAGGAAGCCGCAGGCGGCCACCACGTCCAGGGCCGCTTCGCGCTCCGCGCCGACCCGCTCCGTGCCGACGATCCGGGTGAAGAGCTGGAGGGCCTCCTCGGGGGACATCACATCGAGGTCCACCAGGTGCGCACCGGCCAGATCGACCATCCGGACCCGGCTGGTGACCAGCGCCGCGCAGCCCGCCGTGCCGGGGAGCAGCGGGCGGATCTGCGCCGCGTCATGGGCGTTGTCCAGGAGGACCAGGATGCGGCGGCCGTCCAGGGCCGAGCGGTAGAGGGCGGCCCGTTCGGCCAGGGTGTCCGGGATCGCGGAGTCGGCGGTGCCGAGTGCGCGCAGGAAGGAGCCGAGCACCGTCTCGGGTTCCGCCGCACGGGATCCGGCGCCCTGGAGGTCGACGTACAACTGGCCGTCCGGGAAGTGCGGACGGGCCTGGTGGGCGACGTGGACGGCGAGGGTCGTCTTGCCGACGCCCCCGATGCCGGCCAGCGCGGACACCGCCATGACCGAGCCCTCGGCGGTCGCGAGCCGGGCCCCCAGCTCCGCGACGAAGGAGGTGCGGCCGGTGAAGTCGGGGACGGTGGCGGGGAGCTGGGCGGGGCGGAGCGTGGCGGACACCGGGGCCGGTTCGTCGGCCGGGCGGGCCAGTTCCTCGTCGGCCTGGAGGATGCGCCGCTGGAGCTGCGCCAGTTCGGGGCGCGGGTCGACGCCCAGTTCGTCGGCGAGCAGTCGGCGGGTGTCCGCGTACACCGCGAGGGCCTCGGCCTGGCGTCCGCTGCGGTACAGGGCGATCATCAGCAGTCCGCGCAGCCGCTCGCGCAGCGGGTGCGTGGCGGTGAGCGCGGTCAGTTCGGAGACGGCCTCCGCGTGGCAGCCGACCTCCAGGTCCAGGTCGAGCCGGGTCTCGGTGAGTTGGAGGCGCCATTCCTCCAGCCGGGTGCGCTGGTTCTCCGCGTACGGACCGGGCACGGAGGCGAGCGCCTCGCCGTCCCACAGGCTCAGCGCCTTGTTGATCAGGGTGCGGGCCTGGCAGCGGTCGCCGCCCGCGCGGACCTTCTCCGCCTCGGTGGCCAGTTCCTGGGCGAGGCTGACGTCCAGGGCCTCCCGCCGGGTCCGGATCGCATAGCCGCCGGACTCGCTGACCAGCGTGTCCTGGCCGAGCGCCTTGCGCAGCCGGGAGGCGTACGTCCGTACCGCCGCCAGCGCCTGCTGGGGCGGCTCCTCGCCCCAGATCGCGTCGATGAGTTCGGACGCGGTGGCCGTCCGCCCGTCGCGCAGGAGCAGCGCGGTCAGCAGGGCCCGCTGCTGCGGTGAACCGGAGGGCAGCAGCTCGCCACCGCGCCAGGCGCGTACGGGCCCGAGCACGGCGAACCGCAGCGCGGCACCGGCCGCCGGTTCGTCCGGAGCGCGCTGCTCCGGCACGCGCACGCGTGGCCCGTGGTGACGGTCCATTGATGCCCCCAGTCCTGCTCGCCTGCCGGTCCTGCTCTGGTGCCTGTGTCGGAATGCCTGCCTGTGTGCCGATGTGTGACGGGCATCCGGATTGCTCCGTACCGCTGGTATCGCGCTCAACAGTCTGCCTTGTTTTAGGCCGACTCGTCAGCAGCGGGTGACGCTCTGCACAAGCCCTCGACAACGATTCGGGAACCGAGCCGGGTGCCGATCACGAACAGATAGCTGACGGTTCGTCAGATCAACGCTACCGTGGTACGCATGGAGACCTTCCCGAAGATCATCTCGGTGGACGACCACACGGTGGAGCCCGCTCATGTCTGGCGGGACCGGCTCCCGTCCAAGTACGCGGACACCGGTCCGCGGATCGTCCGGGCGCCGCTCAAGGAAATGACCTTCATGGGCGGCAGGTTCGCGCCCGTGATGGGGGCGAAGGGTGACGAAGGGCCGGTCGGCGACTGGTGGGTGTACGAGGACCTGCACCGGCCGCTCACCCGGCTGGACACCGCCGTCGGCTACGACAGGGACGAGATCAGGCTGGAGGTCATCACCTACGAGCAGATGCGTCCGGGTTCGTACTCGGTGCCCGACCGGCTCGCCGACATGGACGTCAACCACGTCCAGTCCGCGCTGTGCTTCCCGACGTTCCCGAGGTTCTGCGGCCAGACGTTCACCGAAGCGAAGGACCGCGAGCTGGGCCTGCTCGGAGTCCGGGCGTACAACGACTGGATGGTGGAGGAGTGGTGCGGTCCCGACGCGCGGGGCCGGCTCATCCCGCTCACCCTCGTCCCGCTCTGGGACGCGGAGCTGGCGGCACAGGAGGTCCGGCGCAACGCGGCGCGGGGCGTGCGCGCGGTGGCGTTCTCCGAGATACCTCCGCATCTCGGGCTCCCGTCCATACATACGGATGAATGGGATCCGTTCCTGCGGGCCTGCGACGAGACGGGGACGGTGATCGCCATGCACATCGGCTCCTCCTCGAAGATGCCGTCCACCTCGGCCGACGCCCCGCCCGCCGTCGGCTCCACCATCACCTTCGCCAACTGCTGCTTCTCGATGGTCGACTGGCTGATGAGCGGCAAGTTCGAGCGCTTCCCGAACCTGCGGATCATGTACGCGGAGGGCCAGATCGGCTGGATTCCGTACATCCTGGAACGCGCCGATGTGGTCTGGGAGGAGAACCGCGGCTGGGGCGGCGTCGCCGACAAGGTCCACCGGCCGCCGTCCGAGCTGTTCACGGAGCATGTGTACGGCTGCTTCTTCGACGACGCCTTCGGGCTGAAGAACCTCGACGCGATCGGCGTCGGAAACGTCCTGTACGAGACCGACTACCCGCACTCCGACTCCACCTGGCCCCGCTCCCGCGAGGTCGGCGAGGAGCAGATGGGGCACCTGGACGCGGAGATCGTGGACCGGATCGTGCGCCGGAACGCGATCGACCTGCTGGGGCTGACGGACGACGGGCTGTGGGCGGGGCCGTGAACCGGGCGGAACGGGGGTGAGGGGCCCCGAGCCCCTCACCCCCGTTCCGTGTGTCAGGCCCCGGTGACCGGCTCCTGGAGTTCCGTCACCCACTTCTCCCGGTCGTCCGGGCACTCCAGGTTGACCTCCCGGGCGTACCCCGCCGACCGGTATCCACTGGCGTCGATCCACCGGGCCAGCGTCTGCTCCGTGGGCAGGACGGTGTCCATCGGGCCCCGGTGCACGATCGTCGCCGCCTCGAACGCGGGCAGCTCCACCACCGTGATCCCGGTGGCCCCGACCGGGCCCACCGGTGCGGAGACCGTCACCCCGGCGTGCACGGCGATCGCGCCGCCGCCGGACGGGGCGTCCTCGTAGTACGCGATACCCGGTCCGGACGGGGAGAGCCCCGCCGTGCCGAGCAGGCCGAACAGCCGGTCGTACAGCGGAACGATCACCTCCGTGATGTCCGCGGGCCCGTAACTCGCCGCGGTCCCGGTCAGCTCCGCCACCCGTACCGCGGGAACGGTCTTCAGTACGACATCGTCCGTGGGCATGTGCCCCTCGCTCTCGATCGACCGGAGCCTCGCCTCGACCTGGGCAAGCCGCGCCTCGGCCGCCGACCTGGCCGCCTCCAGCTCCGCCCGCCGCAGCCGCAGCATCCCGCGCAACTCCTCGGGCCCCACCTCCTCGTCGAGCACGGCCCGCACCTGCTGGAGCGTGAAGCCGAGATCCTTGAGCGCGATGACGCGGTTGAGGCGGGCGAGCTGGGCGGCGCCGTAGAAGCGGTATCCGGTGGCGGGGTCGGTGCGGTCGGGGCGCAGCAGACCGATGGCGTCGTAGTGACGCAGCATGCGGGCCGACACCCGCCCGTACCGGGCGAAGTCTCCGATGGTGAACATGATGGCCCCCACTGCACCGCCTCACACGGTGTCAAGGTCAAGCGCCGTCGCGCCGCGCGGGCGTTCGGACGTACCGCGGGGGCGAGCGCCGCCACGTCGCGAAGGCGTTCCGGCGTCCGCGAAGGTGTTCAGGCGTTCGCGAAGGCGTTCAGTCGCGCCGCTTCCGGTCCAGCAACTGCTCCCGCAGCGCCGTCAGCTGGTGCGAGGACTCCACCGCCCGGGTCTCGTCCAGGGTGGCCAGCGCCAGCAGCAGCGCGTCGGCGACCAGCAGCCCCGTCAGCGACTCCGCCGTGATCCCGGTCGGGGTGTGCGGCGCGGTCAGGACGGCCTCGACGCGGTCCGCGTACGCCTCGCCCAGCTCGTCCGTCACCAGGACGACCTTGGCGCCGACCGCGCGGGCGCGGTCCATCATGACGGCCAGCTCCACCAGCCGGCGGCCCGGCTGGAAGATCACCACGGCGTCGCCCTGGCCGAGGGCCAGCAGCTGGTCCGCGAGGGCGAAGCCCGTCTCGGAGACGAAGCGGGCCCGGCGGCCGATCCGGCCCAGCGCCAGCGCCAGGTGGCGGGCGCCCGGTTCGGAGGCGGCGATCCCGTAGCAGAACACCTCGTGCGCCTCGGCGAGCGCGGCCACCGAACGCCTCAGGGCCTCCGGTTCGGTGAGGCGCCGGGCGTGCTCGATGCGCTCATGGGCCTCGTCGAAGACATCGGCCCAGATGGAGTCCAGGTCCTGGCCCACGTACGCGATGCGCTGCTTGAGGCGCACCTCGGGCGCGACGGCGGAGGTGAAGTCGTTGGCCAGCTCCCGCTTGAGCGCGGGCAGACCGGCGTAACCGAGGCGCTGGAGCGCGCGGACGACGGTGGCGTTGCTGGTGGAGCTGGCGGCGCCGAGCTCCTGGGCGCTGGCGAAGAGCAGCTGTTCCACGGGTGCGCTGACGAGGTACTGCGCCACCGCCCGCTCGGAAGCGGACAGTTCCTCCCATTGGTCGCGAATCGCGGCACGGAGACGCGTCACTCCGGTCTCGTTCTCTGGAATTTCCATTACAAGCATTGACTTCCGTGTGACCGGCGTTACTGTCCTGGGCAGTACGTTCCAAAGGGAACGCTTTCTGAAATCGACGTTACAGGATCGTGGTGATCCTGCGGTGCCGGTCGCGGAAGCGTTCCGTCGCGAGGAGAACAATGGCACCCCGTCCCACGGAACCCGCCCCCGCCCGGGTCCTCCCGGTCATCGAGATCTCCGGCAGCCCGCTCGACCGGGGCCGCCAGTACGGCGAAGCCGTACGGCCCCAACTGCGCGCGGCCCTCGGCTACTACGAAGAGGCGTTCGGCCAGTCGGCCGGGCTGACCTGGTCCCGGGTCGCCGCCCGCGCCGCCCGCTGGCTGGAACCCGTACGCGACTTCGCGCCCCACCTCGTCGAGGAGATGCGGGGCATCGCGGACGGCGCGGGCGTCGGCCTGCTGGACGTCCTCGCCCTGAACGCCCGCGGCGAGGTCATCTACGACAAGTCCTTCGCGCGGATGAGGGCGGACGGGCAGACGTCCGACGAGGAGCCCGCCGGCCCGCCCGACGAGGAACCCGCCGAGGGCTGCACCTCCTTCGCCGCCTACGGCGAGGCCAGCGGCGACGGACACGTCTACGCCGGGCAGAACTGGGACTGGCGGGCCGGAGTCGCCGACACCGTCGTCATGATCCGTATCGTCCAGCCGCCGCGGCCGACCCTGATCATGCAGGTCGAGGCCGGACAGATCGGCCGCCAGGGCGCCAACTCCGCCGGGATCGCCTTCAACGCCAACGGTCTCGGCGGCCGCTTCGACGACACGATCGGGCTGCCCCAGACCGTCGTACGCCGCAGCGTCCTGGACCAGAGCAACATCACCGACGCCCTCGACGTGCTGTGCCGCACCCGGGCCCACATCGCCAGCAACGCCCTGCTCACCTGCCGCGAAGGCTTCGCCATCGACCTGGAGACCACCCCCGCCGGGCACGGCTGGATGTATCCCACCGACGGCCTGCTCGTGCACGGCAACCACTACCAGGCCGGCATCCCCGCCCCGCTGGCCGCCGCCGGATACCGCCCCATGTCGTCCGACTCCCTGGTCCGCGTCCCGCGCGCCGAGCAGGGTCTCAAGGCGCTGCGCGGCTCCACCGGGCCCGACGAGTCGCGGCGGATCATCCGCAGCGCGATGTCGGACCACCTCGGTCACCCCGAGTCCCTGTGCACCCACCCGGACCCCCGGCAGCCCGTCGTCAAGCACTGGACGACCCTCGTCTCCTCGCTGGCCGACCTGACCACCGGCGACTACCACGTCACCGCCGGAACCCCCTGCGACCGCGAGTACCAGCACCTCCCCTGGAACCTCTACGACGGCCCGTACGGCCAGAACTGACAGGAACGCAGTGATGACCCACCTCCCTTCACGAAGGACGGCACTCGCCGCGGGCCTCGTCGCCGCGACGATGGTCGCGGCCGCGGGCTGTAGCGGCGCCACCCGGAGCACCTCGGGCAGCGGCACCGCCACCGACGCCGCCAAGCTGACCCTCACCCCGGTCACCGCCCCCGCCAAGGGCGAACTCGCCCGCGCCGACTGGCTGCTGGAGGACGAACCGGACTCGCTCGACCTGGACACCCAGGGCTCCAGCGCGGGCCGCGTCGTCCTGACCAACGTCTGCGAGCGGCTCTACCAGCTCCAGCCGGACATGTCGACGAAGCCCTTCCTCGCGGAGAAGGCCGAGACGCCCGACGACCGGACCCTCGTCCTCACCCTGCGCTCCGGAGTCACCTTCCACGCCGGCACCCCGATGACCGCCGACGACGTGCTGTGGAGCCTTCAGCGGCACGCCGACCCCGACATGGAGCAGGGCGACGAGTTCGGCAACATCGCCGGGATGAAGAAGACCGGCGACCGGCAGATCACGATCACCTTCAAGGCCCCGGACGCCCTGTTCTCCAAGGCGCTCGCCGGTGACGCGGGCATCGTCTGGAACAAGGAGCAGGTCGAGAAGGCGGGCAAGGACTTCGGCACCCCGGGACAGCCCGACGCCTGCACCGGGCCGTACGCGCTCGGCGGCTGGAAGTCCGGCGACTCGATCACCATCGAGCGCTACGACGGGTACTGGGGCGAGAAGCCGCTGACCAAGAAGGTCATCTTCCGCTGGGCCACCGACAGCGCCCTCGTCAACGCGCTGACGACCGGCGCCGCCGACGGCGCGTACGCCGAGTCGCCGAACACCGCCTCCGCGCTCAACGGCAAGAAGGGCATCGAGCAGCACTACGGCCCCTCCACCGCCTCCCTCGTCCTCATCCCGACCGAACGCGGCGGGCTGAAGGACCCCCGGGTCCGCCGGGCGCTCTCGCTCGCACTGGACCGCAAGGGCATCGCCGCCTCCGGCTACGGCGGCATGGTCCAGCCGTGGGGCACCCCGGTCGGCTCCGGCGCGTGGGGCTACGAGAAGCCCGTCTTCGAAGCCGCCCAGAAGGCCATCGCGTACGCCCCCGCCGCCCCCACCGCCGACGATCTCGCCGCCGCCGAGCAGCTGGTGAAGGACGCCGGAGCCGACGCGGCCACCCCGATCGTGATCGGTACGGACGCCAGCCAGGGCCGCACCGTCGTCGCCAACGCCGTGCGCGCCGCACTCCAGCGCATCGGCCTCAAGGGGCAGATCAAGACGGTGCCGACCGCGCAGTTCGAGCAGTT is a genomic window of Streptomyces sp. NBC_01237 containing:
- a CDS encoding AfsR/SARP family transcriptional regulator, which encodes MDRHHGPRVRVPEQRAPDEPAAGAALRFAVLGPVRAWRGGELLPSGSPQQRALLTALLLRDGRTATASELIDAIWGEEPPQQALAAVRTYASRLRKALGQDTLVSESGGYAIRTRREALDVSLAQELATEAEKVRAGGDRCQARTLINKALSLWDGEALASVPGPYAENQRTRLEEWRLQLTETRLDLDLEVGCHAEAVSELTALTATHPLRERLRGLLMIALYRSGRQAEALAVYADTRRLLADELGVDPRPELAQLQRRILQADEELARPADEPAPVSATLRPAQLPATVPDFTGRTSFVAELGARLATAEGSVMAVSALAGIGGVGKTTLAVHVAHQARPHFPDGQLYVDLQGAGSRAAEPETVLGSFLRALGTADSAIPDTLAERAALYRSALDGRRILVLLDNAHDAAQIRPLLPGTAGCAALVTSRVRMVDLAGAHLVDLDVMSPEEALQLFTRIVGTERVGAEREAALDVVAACGFLPLAIRIAASRLAARRTWTVSVLAAKLADERRRLDELQAGDLAVKATFELGYGQLEPAQAHAFRLLGLADGPDISLAAAAALLNLEPHAAEDLLEALVDTSLLESAAPGRYRFHDLVRLYARACAERDEQPPEEREKALSRLLDFYLATAAGVYALERPEDRLVDHLEPTVHAGLTFAGRHSALDWLYAEATNLLACVCQASRPATLRRAVDLLYAALDLGESGANAKQYEAAALTVREAARECGDPRAEGRAVMSLANAHQLAGRFDHADREAQEAMRLADAVQDLLPASWAANARGIIALYQNRHADGEEFLSQAIAAFRSDGNRPGEASALCNLSRIHLATGRTSSAITLARSGIEIYDSLGHALRGANGRYALGMALTQSGQFAAATAQLTEALEIFRDSRQRLWEGMAMFRLAEVDIASGRPAQAAQYSELALTVLRGIGGEWRRGNVLTVLGRALSGIGQTGRAQVCWHEALTIYEELGSPEADEVRSLLAPASAS
- a CDS encoding amidohydrolase family protein, with amino-acid sequence METFPKIISVDDHTVEPAHVWRDRLPSKYADTGPRIVRAPLKEMTFMGGRFAPVMGAKGDEGPVGDWWVYEDLHRPLTRLDTAVGYDRDEIRLEVITYEQMRPGSYSVPDRLADMDVNHVQSALCFPTFPRFCGQTFTEAKDRELGLLGVRAYNDWMVEEWCGPDARGRLIPLTLVPLWDAELAAQEVRRNAARGVRAVAFSEIPPHLGLPSIHTDEWDPFLRACDETGTVIAMHIGSSSKMPSTSADAPPAVGSTITFANCCFSMVDWLMSGKFERFPNLRIMYAEGQIGWIPYILERADVVWEENRGWGGVADKVHRPPSELFTEHVYGCFFDDAFGLKNLDAIGVGNVLYETDYPHSDSTWPRSREVGEEQMGHLDAEIVDRIVRRNAIDLLGLTDDGLWAGP
- a CDS encoding MerR family transcriptional regulator, which gives rise to MFTIGDFARYGRVSARMLRHYDAIGLLRPDRTDPATGYRFYGAAQLARLNRVIALKDLGFTLQQVRAVLDEEVGPEELRGMLRLRRAELEAARSAAEARLAQVEARLRSIESEGHMPTDDVVLKTVPAVRVAELTGTAASYGPADITEVIVPLYDRLFGLLGTAGLSPSGPGIAYYEDAPSGGGAIAVHAGVTVSAPVGPVGATGITVVELPAFEAATIVHRGPMDTVLPTEQTLARWIDASGYRSAGYAREVNLECPDDREKWVTELQEPVTGA
- a CDS encoding MurR/RpiR family transcriptional regulator, encoding MLVMEIPENETGVTRLRAAIRDQWEELSASERAVAQYLVSAPVEQLLFASAQELGAASSTSNATVVRALQRLGYAGLPALKRELANDFTSAVAPEVRLKQRIAYVGQDLDSIWADVFDEAHERIEHARRLTEPEALRRSVAALAEAHEVFCYGIAASEPGARHLALALGRIGRRARFVSETGFALADQLLALGQGDAVVIFQPGRRLVELAVMMDRARAVGAKVVLVTDELGEAYADRVEAVLTAPHTPTGITAESLTGLLVADALLLALATLDETRAVESSHQLTALREQLLDRKRRD
- a CDS encoding C45 family peptidase — translated: MAPRPTEPAPARVLPVIEISGSPLDRGRQYGEAVRPQLRAALGYYEEAFGQSAGLTWSRVAARAARWLEPVRDFAPHLVEEMRGIADGAGVGLLDVLALNARGEVIYDKSFARMRADGQTSDEEPAGPPDEEPAEGCTSFAAYGEASGDGHVYAGQNWDWRAGVADTVVMIRIVQPPRPTLIMQVEAGQIGRQGANSAGIAFNANGLGGRFDDTIGLPQTVVRRSVLDQSNITDALDVLCRTRAHIASNALLTCREGFAIDLETTPAGHGWMYPTDGLLVHGNHYQAGIPAPLAAAGYRPMSSDSLVRVPRAEQGLKALRGSTGPDESRRIIRSAMSDHLGHPESLCTHPDPRQPVVKHWTTLVSSLADLTTGDYHVTAGTPCDREYQHLPWNLYDGPYGQN
- a CDS encoding ABC transporter substrate-binding protein, whose protein sequence is MTHLPSRRTALAAGLVAATMVAAAGCSGATRSTSGSGTATDAAKLTLTPVTAPAKGELARADWLLEDEPDSLDLDTQGSSAGRVVLTNVCERLYQLQPDMSTKPFLAEKAETPDDRTLVLTLRSGVTFHAGTPMTADDVLWSLQRHADPDMEQGDEFGNIAGMKKTGDRQITITFKAPDALFSKALAGDAGIVWNKEQVEKAGKDFGTPGQPDACTGPYALGGWKSGDSITIERYDGYWGEKPLTKKVIFRWATDSALVNALTTGAADGAYAESPNTASALNGKKGIEQHYGPSTASLVLIPTERGGLKDPRVRRALSLALDRKGIAASGYGGMVQPWGTPVGSGAWGYEKPVFEAAQKAIAYAPAAPTADDLAAAEQLVKDAGADAATPIVIGTDASQGRTVVANAVRAALQRIGLKGQIKTVPTAQFEQFYSDPEIRGEIDVLVGDWYISKADPMGFYDNALSDSSNNWVGFKDKAYDAKVKQALGTLDDAARAKLTADVQKTFTDAAVWISVAQVPSVLVLNEKLTGPPASMAYLYYPWAAELGAKEG